The following proteins are co-located in the Manihot esculenta cultivar AM560-2 chromosome 9, M.esculenta_v8, whole genome shotgun sequence genome:
- the LOC110607579 gene encoding putative disease resistance protein RGA1 isoform X1, whose protein sequence is MADSFLLSIAESVLGKLGSLALEEFFLAWGLESDLEKIKENLKVIKAVLLDAEQQLSLNPRIEIWLENLKQVLYDAEDVVEEFKCEALRRKVVKSGNTTRKVRRFFSSSNPLAFRFRMGHKLKQIRERVDEIAALKSKFGLTERIFDRPVIHREREMTHSFVDASDVIGRDQARDTIMETLVQSSDGENVSIIPIVGIGGLGKTTLAKLVYNDQRVATLFELKLWVCVSDVFELDKVIIKILNSASPDKKYLDMGIEQLQRSLREALNGRKYLLILDDVWSEDPRKWLELKTLLMGGANGSKIVVTTRSNRVAEIMGTVSPQNLSLLPHRDCLSLFFKCAFKEYEVKQNPNLTTIGEEIVRKCKGVPLAVITLGSLLYSVTDEREWEFIRDSEIWELKQKENDILPALRLSYEHLPSYLKRCFAYCSIFPKDYQLLDTELVYLWMANGLVQSSNENQELEDVGFRYFKELCSRCFFQDFSDYGRATCKMHDLIHDLALSITQNECSMFLDSTQQIAKSVRHVSFPHPESLPKDVPKSLQNLECMRTICFINERREGISSEMFIKTCCSRFQYLRVLDLSYSSFEELPASIGNLKHLKYLSLWSNSNIKRLPNSICKLQSLQTLLLYECWNLQELPEDIRCMINLRYLWITTRQMYFPTGGIGCLKSLRFLYITECHSLKYLFEDMQGLKKLRRLVIFGCESLISLPQSIKCLTTLDTLCIDDCRNLDLRMEEGEETQFSLVRLALRWLPKIVDFPEWLIRGSTNSLKVLEVERCNNLRELPNCLQNMASHPEVQIIDCPKLNNNPLQKGEEAGPSTSLS, encoded by the exons ATGGCCGACTCTTTTCTCCTCAGCATTGCAGAAAGTGTTCTTGGGAAGTTGGGCTCTCTTGCTCTCGAAGAATTCTTCTTGGCGTGGGGACTTGAAAGCGATCTTGAGAAGATTAAGGAGAACTTGAAGGTCATCAAAGCCGTGCTTTTGGATGCAGAGCAGCAGTTGTCGCTGAATCCACGGATAGAGATTTGGCTGGAGAATCTCAAACAAGTCCTATATGATGCAGAAGATGTGGTGGAAGAGTTTAAATGTGAAGCTTTGCGAAGGAAAGTGGTCAAGTCTGGGAACACCACTCGAAAGGTACGCCGATTCTTTTCTAGCTCTAATCCACTTGCGTTCCGATTTAGAATGGGACATAAACTCAAGCAGATTAGAGAGAGGGTAGATGAAATCGCAGCTCTTAAGTCCAAGTTTGGTCTTACTGAGCGAATTTTTGATAGGCCTGTCATTCATAGGGAGAGGGAGATGACCCACTCCTTTGTAGATGCTTCTGATGTCATTGGGAGGGATCAAGCTAGAGATACAATCATGGAGACGTTGGTGCAATCTTCTGACGGTGAAAATGTCTCCATTATTCCAATTGTTGGAATTGGAGGTCTTGGGAAGACCACACTTGCTAAATTGGTGTATAATGATCAAAGGGTAGCTACtctttttgagttgaaattaTGGGTCTGTGTTTCAGATGTCTTTGAATTAGATAAGGTGATTATTAAAATTCTTAACTCTGCATCTCCTGATAAGAAATATTTGGATATGGGTATAGAGCAGCTGCAAAGATCCTTGCGAGAGGCTTTGAATGGAAGGAAATATTTACTCATCCTAGATGATGTGTGGAGTGAGGACCCTAGAAAATGGCTTGAACTGAAAACTTTGTTAATGGGAGGTGCTAATGGAAGTAAAATTGTAGTCACCACTCGTAGCAATCGTGTTGCTGAAATCATGGGTACAGTCTCTCCCCAAAATTTGAGTCTTCTTCCACATCGAGATTGTTTGTCTTTGTTCTTTAAATGTGCATTTAAAGAATATGAAGTAAAACAAAATCCAAATTTGACAACAATTGGGGAAGAAATAGTGAGAAAATGCAAAGGAGTTCCGCTAGCAGTCATAACTTTAGGGTCGTTACTTTACTCTGTAACTGATGAACGTGAGTGGGAATTTATAAGAGATAGTGAGATATGGGAATTAAAGCAGAAGGAAAATGATATTTTGCCTGCTTTAAGATTGAGCTATGAACATTTGCCATCTTACTTAAAAAGATGCTTTGCATATTGTTCAATTTTTCCCAAGGATTATCAATTGCTCGATACTGAATTGGTTTATTTGTGGATGGCAAATGGACTTGTTCAATCTTCCAATGAGAATCAAGAGTTAGAAGATGTTGGCTTTCGCTACTttaaagagttgtgttctaggTGTTTCTTCCAAGATTTTTCTGACTATGGTCGTGCTACGTGTAAAATGCATGATCTAATACATGATCTAGCATTATCCATTACACAAAATGAATGTTCAATGTTTCTCGACAGCACTCAACAGATTGCCAAGAGTGTTCGACATGTATCTTTTCCCCATCCTGAATCACTTCCGAAAGATGTTCCTAAATCCTTACAAAACTTGGAATGCATGCGGACCATTTGCTTTATAAATGAAAGAAGAGAGGGAATAAGCAGTGAAATGTTCATTAAGACATGTTGCTCAAGATTTCAGTACTTGAGAGTCTTGGATTTGAGTTATTCAAGCTTTGAGGAGCTGCCAGCAAGTATAGGCAATTTGAAGCATTTGAAATATCTTAGTTTATGGAGTAACTCTAACATCAAAAGACTCCCTAATTCAATATGTAAGTTACAAAGCTTGCAGACTCTACTTCTCTATGAATGTTGGAATCTTCAAGAGTTGCCCGAAGATATAAGGTGCATGATTAACCTCAGGTATCTTTGGATAACTACGCGTCAAATGTATTTTCCAACGGGTGGAATAGGTTGCTTGAAGTCTCTTCGATTTCTTTACATCACTGAATGTCACAGTCTGAAATATTTGTTTGAAGACATGCAAGGTCTCAAAAAACTTCGAAGACTGGTCATCTTTGGTTGTGAAAGTTTGATCTCTTTGCCACAAAGTATAAAATGCCTAACAACATTAGATACTCTTTGTATTGATGATTGTAGAAACCTGGATTTGAGAATGGAGGAAGGAGAAGAAACGCAATTCAGCCTCGTAAGATTAGCGTTAAGATGGTTGCCAAAAATTGTGGACTTTCCAGAATGGCTTATTCGAGGATCTACCAATAGTTTAAAAGTGTTGGAAGTTGAACGCTGCAACAACCTCAGAGAATTGCCAAATTGCCTACAGAACATGGCGTCACATCCAGAGGTTCAAATCATAGATTGTCCGAAGCTAAATAATAATCCTTTACAAAAAGGAG AAGAGGCTGGTCCAAGTACATCACTGAGTTGA
- the LOC110607579 gene encoding putative disease resistance protein RGA1 isoform X2 — MADSFLLSIAESVLGKLGSLALEEFFLAWGLESDLEKIKENLKVIKAVLLDAEQQLSLNPRIEIWLENLKQVLYDAEDVVEEFKCEALRRKVVKSGNTTRKVRRFFSSSNPLAFRFRMGHKLKQIRERVDEIAALKSKFGLTERIFDRPVIHREREMTHSFVDASDVIGRDQARDTIMETLVQSSDGENVSIIPIVGIGGLGKTTLAKLVYNDQRVATLFELKLWVCVSDVFELDKVIIKILNSASPDKKYLDMGIEQLQRSLREALNGRKYLLILDDVWSEDPRKWLELKTLLMGGANGSKIVVTTRSNRVAEIMGTVSPQNLSLLPHRDCLSLFFKCAFKEYEVKQNPNLTTIGEEIVRKCKGVPLAVITLGSLLYSVTDEREWEFIRDSEIWELKQKENDILPALRLSYEHLPSYLKRCFAYCSIFPKDYQLLDTELVYLWMANGLVQSSNENQELEDVGFRYFKELCSRCFFQDFSDYGRATCKMHDLIHDLALSITQNECSMFLDSTQQIAKSVRHVSFPHPESLPKDVPKSLQNLECMRTICFINERREGISSEMFIKTCCSRFQYLRVLDLSYSSFEELPASIGNLKHLKYLSLWSNSNIKRLPNSICKLQSLQTLLLYECWNLQELPEDIRCMINLRYLWITTRQMYFPTGGIGCLKSLRFLYITECHSLKYLFEDMQGLKKLRRLVIFGCESLISLPQSIKCLTTLDTLCIDDCRNLDLRMEEGEETQFSLVRLALRWLPKIVDFPEWLIRGSTNSLKVLEVERCNNLRELPNCLQNMASHPEVQIIDCPKLNNNPLQKGEAGPSTSLS, encoded by the exons ATGGCCGACTCTTTTCTCCTCAGCATTGCAGAAAGTGTTCTTGGGAAGTTGGGCTCTCTTGCTCTCGAAGAATTCTTCTTGGCGTGGGGACTTGAAAGCGATCTTGAGAAGATTAAGGAGAACTTGAAGGTCATCAAAGCCGTGCTTTTGGATGCAGAGCAGCAGTTGTCGCTGAATCCACGGATAGAGATTTGGCTGGAGAATCTCAAACAAGTCCTATATGATGCAGAAGATGTGGTGGAAGAGTTTAAATGTGAAGCTTTGCGAAGGAAAGTGGTCAAGTCTGGGAACACCACTCGAAAGGTACGCCGATTCTTTTCTAGCTCTAATCCACTTGCGTTCCGATTTAGAATGGGACATAAACTCAAGCAGATTAGAGAGAGGGTAGATGAAATCGCAGCTCTTAAGTCCAAGTTTGGTCTTACTGAGCGAATTTTTGATAGGCCTGTCATTCATAGGGAGAGGGAGATGACCCACTCCTTTGTAGATGCTTCTGATGTCATTGGGAGGGATCAAGCTAGAGATACAATCATGGAGACGTTGGTGCAATCTTCTGACGGTGAAAATGTCTCCATTATTCCAATTGTTGGAATTGGAGGTCTTGGGAAGACCACACTTGCTAAATTGGTGTATAATGATCAAAGGGTAGCTACtctttttgagttgaaattaTGGGTCTGTGTTTCAGATGTCTTTGAATTAGATAAGGTGATTATTAAAATTCTTAACTCTGCATCTCCTGATAAGAAATATTTGGATATGGGTATAGAGCAGCTGCAAAGATCCTTGCGAGAGGCTTTGAATGGAAGGAAATATTTACTCATCCTAGATGATGTGTGGAGTGAGGACCCTAGAAAATGGCTTGAACTGAAAACTTTGTTAATGGGAGGTGCTAATGGAAGTAAAATTGTAGTCACCACTCGTAGCAATCGTGTTGCTGAAATCATGGGTACAGTCTCTCCCCAAAATTTGAGTCTTCTTCCACATCGAGATTGTTTGTCTTTGTTCTTTAAATGTGCATTTAAAGAATATGAAGTAAAACAAAATCCAAATTTGACAACAATTGGGGAAGAAATAGTGAGAAAATGCAAAGGAGTTCCGCTAGCAGTCATAACTTTAGGGTCGTTACTTTACTCTGTAACTGATGAACGTGAGTGGGAATTTATAAGAGATAGTGAGATATGGGAATTAAAGCAGAAGGAAAATGATATTTTGCCTGCTTTAAGATTGAGCTATGAACATTTGCCATCTTACTTAAAAAGATGCTTTGCATATTGTTCAATTTTTCCCAAGGATTATCAATTGCTCGATACTGAATTGGTTTATTTGTGGATGGCAAATGGACTTGTTCAATCTTCCAATGAGAATCAAGAGTTAGAAGATGTTGGCTTTCGCTACTttaaagagttgtgttctaggTGTTTCTTCCAAGATTTTTCTGACTATGGTCGTGCTACGTGTAAAATGCATGATCTAATACATGATCTAGCATTATCCATTACACAAAATGAATGTTCAATGTTTCTCGACAGCACTCAACAGATTGCCAAGAGTGTTCGACATGTATCTTTTCCCCATCCTGAATCACTTCCGAAAGATGTTCCTAAATCCTTACAAAACTTGGAATGCATGCGGACCATTTGCTTTATAAATGAAAGAAGAGAGGGAATAAGCAGTGAAATGTTCATTAAGACATGTTGCTCAAGATTTCAGTACTTGAGAGTCTTGGATTTGAGTTATTCAAGCTTTGAGGAGCTGCCAGCAAGTATAGGCAATTTGAAGCATTTGAAATATCTTAGTTTATGGAGTAACTCTAACATCAAAAGACTCCCTAATTCAATATGTAAGTTACAAAGCTTGCAGACTCTACTTCTCTATGAATGTTGGAATCTTCAAGAGTTGCCCGAAGATATAAGGTGCATGATTAACCTCAGGTATCTTTGGATAACTACGCGTCAAATGTATTTTCCAACGGGTGGAATAGGTTGCTTGAAGTCTCTTCGATTTCTTTACATCACTGAATGTCACAGTCTGAAATATTTGTTTGAAGACATGCAAGGTCTCAAAAAACTTCGAAGACTGGTCATCTTTGGTTGTGAAAGTTTGATCTCTTTGCCACAAAGTATAAAATGCCTAACAACATTAGATACTCTTTGTATTGATGATTGTAGAAACCTGGATTTGAGAATGGAGGAAGGAGAAGAAACGCAATTCAGCCTCGTAAGATTAGCGTTAAGATGGTTGCCAAAAATTGTGGACTTTCCAGAATGGCTTATTCGAGGATCTACCAATAGTTTAAAAGTGTTGGAAGTTGAACGCTGCAACAACCTCAGAGAATTGCCAAATTGCCTACAGAACATGGCGTCACATCCAGAGGTTCAAATCATAGATTGTCCGAAGCTAAATAATAATCCTTTACAAAAAGGAG AGGCTGGTCCAAGTACATCACTGAGTTGA